The following proteins are encoded in a genomic region of Saccharopolyspora antimicrobica:
- a CDS encoding helix-turn-helix transcriptional regulator, with the protein MTRIPVAVYASDPILEAGVTHQLRMRPEVEMLRPSDEQRAEVSLVVVDRLDDASGQLLRRLQRASSVRTGLIIGEFEQDALQTTIECGVAAVLRRRDADQDRLVGMITALVRGEGVLPGDMVGRLLDHVGKLQRSVATAGHTLSTLATREAEVLRLIADGFDTREISVKMSYSERTVKNILQEVTSRLQLRNRAHAVGYAMRHGLI; encoded by the coding sequence ATGACGAGGATCCCTGTCGCGGTCTACGCATCCGATCCGATACTCGAGGCCGGTGTGACCCACCAGCTGCGCATGCGTCCCGAGGTGGAGATGCTCAGACCCAGCGACGAGCAGCGCGCCGAGGTGTCGCTGGTCGTGGTCGACCGGCTCGACGACGCCTCCGGTCAGCTGCTGCGCCGCCTGCAGCGCGCCTCGTCGGTCCGCACCGGGCTGATCATCGGCGAGTTCGAGCAGGACGCGCTGCAGACCACCATCGAGTGCGGCGTGGCCGCGGTCCTGCGCCGGCGCGACGCCGACCAGGACCGGCTGGTGGGGATGATCACGGCGCTGGTCCGCGGGGAGGGCGTGCTGCCCGGCGACATGGTCGGCAGGCTGCTCGACCACGTGGGCAAGCTGCAGCGCAGCGTCGCCACGGCCGGGCACACGCTCTCCACGCTGGCCACCCGCGAGGCCGAGGTCCTCCGCCTCATCGCGGACGGCTTCGACACCAGGGAGATCTCGGTGAAGATGTCCTACTCCGAGCGGACGGTGAAGAACATCCTGCAGGAGGTCACCTCGCGCCTGCAGCTGCGCAACCGGGCGCACGCCGTCGGCTACGCCATGCGGCACGGCCTGATCTGA
- a CDS encoding ATP-binding protein, whose product MTGLQYLWARLNVVEQRVRALVAARRAVDPQPDDPHRGLYLTPEAVERILAAPAKSWRMPEAVTADLDALAEPVPVLLQLAEDFGLSELDVELLLVALAPEVDVRFEPLYGYLNDDVTRRRPTTGLALELCGMPSAGDGRFRFSPGAPLVSGGLLEVQEPDRPFLSRTLRIPDRVVAHLLGDDSADPVAASLARPADPGEPGALAKRLGAGLDAGVAFVHLNGVEGTVRVAVDALAVSGRAALVLAAGELADEPEPQAALPALVREARLCRAGIVFGPLEKLEPERPERARLLRAVVAATAEVPLFLHGSRSWDPGWARRSPVSIRVEAAQPETRAREWRQVLAVPESAPIDALAVYQLDPDQISRAASVASQLAALEARPVELADVQAGVRAQNGAGLERLARRITPAVGWDDLVLPEPTRNQLTELSLRARHRDRVLGDWAMRPGGGRGRGVIALFAGESGTGKTMSAEVVAADLGMDLYVIDLSTVVDKYVGETEKNLERIFTEAAGVNGVLLFDEADAIFGKRSAVKDAHDRYANVESAYLLQRMESFNGIAILTTNLRANLDEAFTRRLDVIADFPLPDATQREALWDRCLGKALPRAADLDLALCAERFELAGGSIRSCATTAAYLAAANAEPVSMADLITAIRQEYTKLGLLPLGSNFENH is encoded by the coding sequence GTGACCGGCCTGCAGTACCTGTGGGCGCGGCTGAACGTGGTCGAGCAACGGGTCCGGGCGCTGGTGGCGGCACGGCGGGCGGTCGATCCGCAGCCGGACGATCCGCACCGGGGCCTCTACCTCACACCAGAAGCCGTCGAGCGGATCCTGGCGGCGCCGGCGAAGTCGTGGCGGATGCCCGAGGCGGTGACGGCGGATCTCGACGCGCTCGCGGAGCCCGTCCCGGTATTGCTCCAGCTGGCAGAGGATTTCGGGCTCAGCGAACTGGATGTGGAGCTGCTGCTGGTGGCGCTGGCCCCGGAGGTCGACGTCCGCTTCGAACCGCTCTACGGCTACCTGAACGACGACGTGACCCGCCGCCGACCGACGACCGGGCTGGCGCTGGAGCTGTGCGGCATGCCTTCGGCGGGCGACGGCCGGTTCCGGTTCTCCCCCGGTGCACCGCTGGTTTCCGGTGGGCTGCTGGAGGTGCAGGAGCCCGATCGGCCGTTCCTCTCCCGCACGCTGCGGATCCCCGACCGCGTGGTCGCGCACCTGCTCGGCGATGACAGCGCCGATCCCGTTGCGGCCAGTCTCGCGCGCCCCGCCGATCCGGGCGAGCCGGGCGCGCTGGCCAAGCGACTCGGTGCCGGGCTGGATGCCGGGGTCGCGTTCGTGCACCTCAACGGTGTGGAGGGCACCGTCCGCGTGGCGGTGGACGCACTGGCGGTGAGCGGCCGTGCCGCATTGGTGCTGGCTGCCGGGGAGCTGGCCGACGAGCCTGAGCCGCAGGCCGCCCTTCCCGCGCTGGTCCGGGAAGCGCGGTTGTGTCGCGCCGGAATCGTGTTCGGGCCGTTGGAGAAGCTGGAGCCGGAACGGCCCGAACGGGCGCGGCTGCTGCGCGCGGTCGTCGCCGCGACGGCGGAAGTTCCGCTGTTCCTGCACGGCTCGCGGAGCTGGGACCCGGGCTGGGCCCGGCGAAGCCCGGTGTCGATCCGCGTCGAAGCCGCTCAGCCCGAGACGCGAGCCCGGGAATGGCGACAGGTGCTCGCGGTGCCCGAAAGTGCGCCCATCGATGCCCTGGCGGTCTACCAGCTCGACCCCGATCAGATCAGCCGGGCGGCGTCGGTCGCCTCGCAGCTCGCGGCGCTGGAGGCACGCCCGGTGGAGCTGGCGGACGTGCAGGCGGGCGTGCGAGCGCAGAACGGTGCTGGTCTGGAGCGTCTGGCCCGGCGCATCACGCCTGCGGTCGGCTGGGACGACTTGGTCCTGCCCGAACCGACCCGCAATCAGCTGACCGAGCTGTCGCTGCGCGCCCGCCACCGCGACCGCGTGCTCGGCGACTGGGCCATGCGGCCGGGAGGCGGCCGGGGCCGCGGTGTGATCGCGCTGTTCGCCGGCGAGTCGGGAACCGGCAAGACCATGTCGGCCGAGGTCGTCGCCGCGGACCTGGGCATGGACCTCTACGTCATCGATCTGTCCACAGTGGTGGACAAGTACGTGGGTGAGACGGAGAAGAACCTGGAGCGCATCTTCACCGAAGCGGCGGGCGTGAACGGAGTCCTGCTCTTCGACGAGGCCGACGCGATCTTCGGCAAGCGCTCAGCGGTGAAGGACGCCCACGACCGCTACGCCAACGTGGAGTCGGCCTACCTCCTCCAGCGCATGGAATCCTTCAACGGCATCGCAATCCTCACCACGAACCTCCGCGCGAACCTCGACGAAGCCTTCACCCGCCGCCTGGACGTGATCGCGGATTTCCCCCTGCCCGACGCAACCCAGCGCGAAGCCCTCTGGGACCGCTGCCTCGGCAAGGCACTCCCCCGTGCCGCAGACCTGGACCTGGCGCTGTGCGCGGAGCGCTTCGAGCTCGCCGGCGGCTCGATCCGCTCCTGCGCCACCACCGCCGCCTACCTCGCCGCGGCGAACGCGGAACCGGTGAGCATGGCGGACCTGATCACGGCGATCCGCCAGGAGTACACCAAGCTCGGCCTCCTACCCCTGGGGAGCAACTTCGAGAACCATTAG
- a CDS encoding phage tail sheath family protein has translation MPSYLSPGVYVEEVQNGARPIEGVGTAVAAFVGFASQGPFHEPTLVTNWNQYVQTFGGFDENYLGRSVYGYFANGGGAAYVVRIGGPSTAAHAEPAPAPVEIGGLRIAALPGAGADLTVEVADAEGENPPEDRFRLVVSQGGKVVETFDVSTKKNVKSYVVSQVRERSKLIEVTERGSAALTRPDNQSVALAAAPSPAAPAAVDAREYVGDLAARTGFGGLETIDEITMVAVPDLMSAHQRGLIDAEGVKTVQLAAISHCEQMGDRVALLDAPPGLNAQQVRAWRSEQAGYDSKYATLYYPWIKVFDPASGRNTMVPPSGHVAGVWARSDAERGVHKAPANEVIRGAVDLEVNLSKGEQDMLNPIGVNCIRAFAGRGIRIWGARTLSSDPGWRYLNVRRLFNYLEESILIGTQWVVFEPNDDRLWSSIRRNISAFLHQAWRDGALFGRTAAEAFYVKCDRENNPQESIDLGQVVCEIGVAPVKPAEFVIFRLSQFSDSTSLVSE, from the coding sequence ATGCCGTCGTACCTGTCCCCTGGCGTTTACGTCGAGGAGGTCCAGAACGGGGCCAGACCGATCGAGGGGGTCGGGACCGCCGTTGCCGCCTTCGTCGGTTTCGCTTCGCAGGGGCCGTTCCACGAGCCGACGCTGGTGACGAACTGGAACCAGTACGTCCAGACCTTCGGCGGGTTCGACGAGAACTACCTGGGGCGCTCGGTGTACGGCTACTTCGCCAACGGCGGCGGCGCCGCGTACGTCGTGCGCATCGGCGGGCCGTCCACCGCCGCACACGCCGAGCCCGCACCGGCTCCGGTGGAGATCGGCGGGTTGCGGATCGCGGCACTGCCCGGTGCGGGTGCCGACCTCACCGTCGAGGTCGCCGATGCCGAGGGTGAGAACCCGCCCGAGGACCGGTTCCGGCTGGTGGTCAGCCAGGGCGGCAAGGTGGTGGAGACCTTCGACGTCTCCACCAAGAAGAACGTCAAGAGCTACGTCGTCAGCCAGGTGCGCGAGCGGTCCAAGCTCATCGAAGTCACCGAACGCGGCAGCGCGGCGCTGACCCGGCCGGACAACCAGTCGGTCGCGCTCGCCGCCGCACCGAGCCCGGCGGCACCGGCCGCTGTGGACGCACGGGAGTACGTCGGGGACCTCGCCGCGCGGACCGGGTTCGGCGGGCTGGAGACGATCGACGAGATCACCATGGTCGCGGTGCCCGACCTGATGAGCGCACACCAGCGCGGCCTGATCGACGCCGAAGGCGTGAAGACCGTTCAGCTGGCGGCGATCTCGCACTGCGAGCAGATGGGCGACCGGGTCGCGCTGCTGGACGCCCCGCCCGGGCTCAACGCCCAGCAGGTCCGGGCCTGGCGGTCCGAGCAGGCCGGCTACGACTCGAAGTACGCCACCCTGTACTACCCGTGGATCAAGGTGTTCGACCCGGCCAGCGGCCGCAACACGATGGTCCCGCCCAGCGGGCACGTCGCCGGGGTGTGGGCGCGCAGCGACGCCGAGCGCGGGGTGCACAAGGCACCGGCGAACGAGGTCATCCGGGGCGCGGTGGACCTGGAGGTCAACCTGAGCAAGGGCGAGCAGGACATGCTCAACCCGATCGGGGTGAACTGCATCCGGGCGTTCGCCGGGCGCGGCATCCGGATCTGGGGCGCCCGCACGCTCTCCTCCGACCCCGGTTGGCGCTACCTCAACGTGCGGCGGCTGTTCAACTACCTGGAGGAGTCGATCCTGATCGGCACCCAGTGGGTGGTGTTCGAACCGAACGACGACCGGCTGTGGTCGAGCATCCGGCGCAACATCAGCGCCTTCCTGCACCAGGCCTGGCGCGACGGCGCGCTGTTCGGCCGCACCGCGGCGGAGGCGTTCTACGTCAAGTGCGACCGCGAGAACAACCCGCAGGAGTCGATCGACCTCGGCCAGGTGGTGTGCGAGATCGGTGTCGCGCCGGTCAAACCCGCCGAGTTCGTGATCTTCCGGCTCTCCCAGTTCTCCGACAGCACCAGTCTGGTCAGCGAGTAG
- a CDS encoding phage tail protein, protein MAQGDTLSTHRFGVQLGGITVESVKEISGLTVEQDVVETPQVTPTGERIYKKQPGGQKGGEVTITRGLDKSSAFTDWIKKTLLDGDVEGARENLTIEIQDSQGETVRRMQLFDAWVSKWDGPEVSAGESNPATEKATIVFERIEVE, encoded by the coding sequence ATGGCACAGGGCGACACTCTCTCCACCCACCGGTTCGGCGTCCAGCTCGGCGGCATCACGGTGGAGTCGGTCAAGGAGATCAGCGGTCTGACCGTCGAGCAGGACGTGGTCGAGACCCCGCAGGTCACCCCGACCGGCGAGCGGATCTACAAGAAGCAGCCCGGTGGGCAGAAGGGCGGCGAGGTGACCATCACCCGCGGCCTGGACAAGAGCTCGGCGTTCACCGACTGGATCAAGAAGACGCTGCTCGACGGCGACGTCGAAGGCGCCCGGGAGAACCTCACCATCGAGATCCAGGACTCGCAGGGCGAAACGGTGCGCCGGATGCAGCTGTTCGACGCCTGGGTCAGCAAGTGGGACGGCCCGGAGGTCAGCGCGGGCGAGTCCAACCCGGCGACGGAGAAGGCCACCATCGTCTTCGAGCGGATCGAGGTCGAATGA
- a CDS encoding eCIS core domain-containing protein: protein MREHDNAERESAPKARPVETDTTGPATAPGSAAHVLHLQRTLGNAAVARMIGAQHSDDAQVQRSTVHDVLRSPGQALDTSVRTDMEARFGADFSNVRLHTDTTAQRSAAELGARAYTSGNHIVVGSGGADNHTLAHELTHVLQQRSGPVAGTDNGDGLKVSDPSDRFEREAEATARRVLENP, encoded by the coding sequence ATGCGCGAGCACGACAACGCCGAGCGGGAATCAGCGCCGAAAGCGCGGCCGGTGGAAACCGACACCACTGGTCCGGCCACCGCCCCCGGATCCGCGGCGCACGTCCTGCACCTCCAGCGAACCCTGGGAAACGCGGCAGTCGCGCGGATGATCGGCGCCCAGCACAGCGATGACGCCCAGGTGCAGAGATCCACCGTGCACGACGTGCTGCGCTCGCCAGGGCAAGCACTCGACACGTCCGTCCGCACCGACATGGAGGCCCGCTTCGGCGCGGACTTCTCCAACGTCCGCCTGCACACCGACACGACGGCCCAACGATCGGCGGCCGAGCTCGGAGCCCGCGCCTACACCTCCGGCAACCACATCGTCGTGGGATCGGGCGGCGCGGACAACCACACCCTCGCCCACGAGCTGACCCACGTCCTCCAGCAGCGCTCCGGTCCGGTGGCGGGCACCGACAACGGCGACGGCCTCAAGGTCTCCGACCCGTCGGACCGCTTCGAGCGCGAAGCCGAGGCCACCGCGCGGCGAGTCCTGGAAAATCCCTGA
- a CDS encoding 4-hydroxy-3-methylbut-2-enyl diphosphate reductase, with amino-acid sequence MTKRVLLASSRGTCAGVDRAIETVENALARWGPPVYVRHQIVHNTHVIAALEARGAVFVDDVAEVPEGARVIFSAHGVSPVVRTAASSRRLEVVDATCPLVSKVHKEAVRFAGDGYTVLLIGHAGHEEIVGIMGEAPESIRLVESTGDAASVEVPDPGRVVWLCQTTLAIDEAMEIVGVLRDRFPALADPPSDDICFATQNRQNAIKSVAPRCDVVLVVGSPNSSNSRRLVEVAAAAGAGAAHLVDGAGELDPAWLDGAETVGVTSGASVPEVLVTHLLDRLADLGFDQVETQQGVPEPQRFSLPLPLRAG; translated from the coding sequence ATGACCAAACGGGTGCTGCTCGCCTCGTCGCGCGGGACCTGCGCAGGCGTGGACCGGGCCATCGAGACGGTCGAGAACGCCCTGGCGCGCTGGGGGCCGCCGGTGTACGTGCGGCACCAGATCGTGCACAACACGCACGTCATCGCCGCGCTCGAAGCCCGGGGCGCGGTCTTCGTCGACGACGTCGCGGAGGTGCCGGAGGGAGCGCGCGTCATCTTCTCCGCGCACGGCGTATCCCCCGTCGTGCGAACGGCTGCGTCCAGCCGGCGGCTGGAGGTCGTCGACGCGACGTGCCCGCTGGTGAGCAAGGTGCACAAGGAGGCGGTGCGGTTCGCCGGAGACGGATACACCGTCCTGCTGATCGGGCACGCCGGTCACGAGGAGATCGTCGGCATCATGGGCGAGGCGCCCGAGTCGATCCGGCTGGTGGAGTCCACCGGCGATGCGGCCTCGGTCGAGGTGCCCGACCCGGGCCGGGTGGTGTGGCTGTGCCAGACCACGCTCGCCATCGACGAGGCGATGGAGATCGTCGGCGTGCTCCGCGACCGCTTCCCGGCGCTGGCCGATCCGCCGTCGGACGACATCTGCTTCGCCACCCAGAACCGGCAGAACGCCATCAAGTCCGTCGCGCCGCGCTGCGACGTCGTGCTGGTGGTCGGTTCGCCGAACTCCTCCAACTCCCGGCGCCTGGTGGAGGTCGCCGCGGCGGCCGGGGCCGGGGCCGCGCACCTGGTGGACGGTGCCGGCGAGCTCGACCCGGCGTGGCTGGACGGCGCGGAGACGGTCGGCGTGACCTCCGGGGCGTCGGTGCCGGAAGTCCTGGTCACCCACCTCCTCGACCGCTTGGCGGACCTGGGTTTCGACCAGGTCGAGACCCAGCAGGGCGTTCCCGAGCCCCAGCGGTTCAGCCTCCCGCTGCCGTTGCGCGCCGGCTGA
- a CDS encoding polyprenyl synthetase family protein yields the protein MGMVDLDEIRAEVDSALAGFFDRATLAGGIEPHSDDMIEVIEGFVLTGGKRIRPVLCALGWLAADPQPRCRAPLIGLAAGLEMFHAAILIHDDVMDRSATRRGRPTVHRVMAGLRPDRGGEDGEWYGTCAAIVLGDLALAWADKLTCAQLSAEQLGRVLPQIAQMRHEVTIGQYLDLHSAGARSADADLAEMIIRYKTAYYTVYRPLSIGAAAGNASREATRVLHHYGMPVGKAFQLRDDLLGVFGDPLLTGKAVTDDAREGKHTTLIAHALTTASSPQAVKLGQLWGKRDITESEVDVVREILTSTGTVRAVENLITDHHRAALAALETPHLPTEVAEALRTIADQAVERDR from the coding sequence ATGGGCATGGTGGACCTGGACGAGATCCGCGCCGAGGTCGACTCCGCGCTCGCGGGGTTCTTCGACCGCGCGACGCTCGCCGGCGGGATCGAACCGCATTCCGACGACATGATCGAGGTGATCGAAGGTTTCGTGCTGACCGGCGGCAAGCGCATCCGCCCGGTCCTGTGCGCCCTGGGCTGGCTGGCCGCAGATCCGCAGCCGCGCTGCCGGGCGCCGCTGATCGGGCTGGCCGCCGGGCTGGAGATGTTCCACGCCGCGATCCTGATCCACGACGACGTCATGGACCGCTCCGCCACGCGGCGGGGCAGGCCGACGGTGCACCGGGTGATGGCCGGGCTGCGCCCGGATCGCGGCGGCGAGGACGGCGAGTGGTACGGCACCTGCGCGGCGATCGTGCTCGGCGATCTCGCGCTGGCCTGGGCCGACAAGCTCACCTGCGCGCAGCTCAGCGCCGAGCAGCTGGGCCGGGTGCTGCCGCAGATCGCGCAGATGCGGCACGAGGTCACCATCGGCCAGTACCTGGACCTGCACTCGGCGGGCGCCCGGTCGGCGGACGCGGACCTGGCCGAGATGATCATCCGCTACAAGACCGCCTACTACACCGTGTACCGGCCGCTGTCGATCGGTGCGGCGGCGGGCAACGCCTCCCGCGAGGCGACGCGGGTGCTGCACCACTACGGCATGCCGGTGGGCAAGGCGTTTCAGCTGCGCGACGACCTGCTGGGCGTCTTCGGCGATCCGCTGCTCACCGGCAAGGCGGTGACCGACGATGCGAGGGAGGGCAAGCACACCACGCTCATCGCCCACGCGCTGACCACCGCGAGTTCCCCGCAGGCGGTGAAACTCGGCCAGCTGTGGGGAAAACGGGACATCACCGAATCCGAAGTGGACGTCGTGCGGGAGATCCTGACCAGCACCGGGACGGTCCGCGCCGTGGAGAACCTCATCACCGACCACCACCGCGCCGCGCTCGCCGCGCTCGAAACCCCGCACCTGCCCACCGAGGTGGCCGAGGCGCTGCGCACCATCGCCGACCAAGCAGTGGAGCGTGACCGATGA
- a CDS encoding CIS tube protein, whose amino-acid sequence MATAPGKNLARAALLIMEPPAQVGAKPGGTIKRVKFQFNPNRLSLTKSTEWRRKPTRMASESALPEFVGSGPRSLSLEVFLDATATHDGSVEAKVEELMLACVPTPKSLAAKKPASPWVRLEWGTAKTTSFDGVLSSFSVDYSLFDVDGKPLRATCSLSIDEAGADTPGQNPTSGSDNARRTHRVVAGDSLPQLAWHEYGDAGQWRVIAEANDIDDPMVLVPGTELLVPALEDAPGGA is encoded by the coding sequence ATGGCCACCGCACCGGGGAAGAACCTCGCCCGCGCCGCACTGCTGATCATGGAGCCGCCCGCGCAGGTCGGCGCGAAGCCGGGCGGCACGATCAAGCGGGTCAAGTTCCAGTTCAACCCGAATCGGCTGTCGCTGACCAAGAGCACCGAGTGGCGGCGCAAGCCCACCCGGATGGCCAGCGAATCGGCGCTGCCCGAGTTCGTCGGCAGCGGCCCGCGCTCGCTGTCGCTCGAAGTGTTCCTCGACGCCACCGCGACCCACGACGGTTCGGTGGAGGCGAAGGTGGAGGAGCTGATGCTGGCCTGCGTGCCCACCCCGAAGAGCCTGGCGGCGAAGAAGCCCGCCAGCCCGTGGGTCCGGCTCGAGTGGGGCACGGCCAAGACGACCTCGTTCGACGGGGTGCTGTCGAGCTTCTCGGTCGACTACTCGCTGTTCGACGTCGACGGCAAGCCGCTGCGCGCCACCTGCTCGCTGAGCATCGACGAGGCCGGCGCCGACACACCGGGCCAGAACCCGACGTCGGGCTCGGACAACGCCCGCCGCACGCACCGGGTCGTCGCCGGGGACAGCCTGCCGCAGCTCGCCTGGCACGAGTACGGCGACGCCGGCCAGTGGCGGGTGATCGCCGAGGCCAACGACATCGACGACCCGATGGTCCTCGTTCCCGGAACCGAGCTGCTGGTCCCGGCCCTCGAAGACGCGCCGGGCGGTGCGTGA
- a CDS encoding COG1470 family protein: MTPYAELDSPRVEVSPGGEATTTLAVRNNTDIVEAYEFEVVGECAAWVTVEPARLPLYPGAQGAVTLVLRPPLSASVRAGEVPLAVRVVPVEQPGMVAVPETTVVIAPFHRYRASLSPQRRRGWRSGRFQVDLHNQGNTPVAMPLVATDAAEDLRFTFDEERPELEPGERAELRLRARASGLLWFGRPVSRPFQVTAAVEAETSGDQPLVPEELDGELVQLPLLPRWLLALLALLLALVLFWLTLGRKAVETAAREAAEQKTIELAKEGKLLAPPPPEQPKPQVPPGEQPGETPGGQPPGGQSAGGQPVSQTVEVRTGSGRTNNGASESVPEGKLFYVTDLVMANYQGDEGLLTIELGDRTITTIALETFRNQDLHWVTPLEVSSEEVVTVTVRCSRPGTPPSGRQADRCVELVNVSGVLRDAPR, from the coding sequence GTGACGCCATATGCCGAGCTCGACAGCCCGCGGGTGGAGGTAAGCCCGGGCGGGGAGGCGACCACCACCCTCGCGGTGCGCAACAACACCGACATCGTCGAGGCCTACGAGTTCGAGGTCGTGGGCGAGTGCGCTGCCTGGGTGACGGTGGAACCCGCTCGGCTGCCGCTCTACCCGGGTGCGCAGGGCGCGGTCACCCTGGTCCTGCGGCCGCCGCTGTCGGCTTCCGTGCGAGCCGGTGAGGTGCCGCTGGCGGTCCGGGTCGTCCCGGTGGAGCAGCCCGGGATGGTGGCGGTTCCGGAGACGACCGTCGTCATCGCGCCGTTCCACCGGTACCGGGCTTCGCTCAGCCCGCAGCGCCGCCGCGGGTGGCGCAGCGGCCGGTTCCAGGTGGACCTGCACAACCAGGGCAACACACCGGTCGCGATGCCGTTGGTGGCGACCGATGCGGCGGAGGACCTGCGCTTCACCTTCGACGAGGAGCGCCCCGAGCTGGAGCCGGGTGAGCGCGCCGAGCTGCGCCTGCGGGCGCGGGCGAGCGGTCTGCTGTGGTTCGGCAGACCGGTCAGCCGCCCGTTCCAGGTCACCGCCGCCGTCGAAGCGGAGACGTCCGGCGATCAGCCGCTGGTGCCGGAGGAGCTGGACGGGGAACTGGTCCAGCTGCCGCTGCTGCCGCGCTGGCTGCTCGCACTGCTCGCCCTGCTGCTGGCGCTGGTGCTGTTCTGGCTCACCCTGGGGCGCAAGGCGGTGGAGACCGCGGCGCGGGAAGCGGCCGAGCAGAAGACGATCGAGCTGGCGAAGGAGGGCAAGCTGCTCGCGCCACCGCCTCCGGAGCAGCCGAAACCGCAGGTGCCGCCGGGGGAGCAGCCCGGTGAGACACCCGGCGGGCAGCCGCCGGGCGGCCAGTCGGCGGGCGGTCAACCGGTCTCGCAGACCGTCGAGGTGCGGACCGGCTCCGGCCGCACCAACAACGGCGCCTCCGAAAGCGTCCCGGAGGGCAAGCTGTTCTACGTCACCGACCTGGTGATGGCGAACTACCAGGGCGACGAAGGCCTGCTCACCATCGAGCTCGGCGACCGCACCATCACCACGATCGCCCTGGAGACCTTCCGCAACCAGGACCTGCACTGGGTGACACCGCTGGAGGTCTCCAGCGAAGAGGTGGTCACCGTGACGGTGCGCTGCTCCCGCCCGGGCACCCCGCCCTCCGGCAGGCAGGCGGACCGCTGCGTGGAACTGGTCAACGTCAGCGGCGTGCTCCGCGACGCTCCCCGCTGA
- a CDS encoding DUF6760 family protein, producing the protein MTYAADRLHEEVAYIAYHFHWTRDEILDLDHRERRRWVREIAQLNTRVNEGG; encoded by the coding sequence GTGACGTACGCGGCCGACCGGCTGCACGAGGAGGTCGCGTACATCGCCTACCACTTCCACTGGACGCGCGACGAGATCCTGGACCTGGACCACCGCGAACGCCGGCGCTGGGTGCGCGAGATCGCGCAGCTCAACACCCGGGTGAACGAAGGGGGGTGA
- a CDS encoding DUF4255 domain-containing protein has translation MIHEVDEALRRLLAAHDLPGAGVELGFEAPTTDWAAKRNAPTISVFLYDIREEPGLRQSGRFEQHDESGAVTGWQGAPHWFQLSYLVTAWTKRPQDEHRLLSAVLRCVVGHDALEAAWLTGTLAELGLTVAFEAGGTMAEGRSASDVWSALGGQLKPSINLQVTAPLAGERIPAGPPVTEGVVLQADADAPRRLRYDGPSTAEGEGFAPARRRPEPKRRRRGPLP, from the coding sequence GTGATCCACGAGGTCGACGAGGCGTTGCGCCGGTTGCTGGCCGCGCACGACCTGCCCGGCGCGGGCGTCGAGCTCGGCTTCGAAGCGCCCACCACGGACTGGGCGGCCAAGCGCAACGCGCCCACGATCAGCGTTTTCCTCTACGACATCAGGGAAGAACCGGGCTTGCGGCAGAGCGGCCGGTTCGAGCAGCACGACGAGTCCGGGGCGGTGACCGGCTGGCAGGGCGCGCCGCACTGGTTCCAGCTCTCCTACCTGGTGACGGCGTGGACGAAGCGCCCGCAGGACGAGCACCGGCTGCTGTCGGCGGTCCTGCGCTGCGTGGTCGGCCACGACGCGCTGGAGGCGGCGTGGCTGACCGGGACGCTGGCCGAGCTCGGCCTGACGGTGGCGTTCGAGGCGGGCGGAACGATGGCGGAGGGCCGTTCGGCCTCCGACGTGTGGTCGGCGCTGGGCGGCCAGCTCAAGCCGTCGATCAACCTTCAGGTGACGGCGCCGCTGGCGGGTGAGCGGATACCGGCCGGGCCGCCGGTCACCGAGGGCGTGGTGCTGCAAGCAGATGCCGATGCGCCGCGTCGGTTGCGCTACGACGGCCCGAGCACCGCCGAAGGGGAAGGTTTCGCGCCGGCGCGGCGTCGTCCTGAGCCGAAGCGGCGTCGCCGGGGACCGCTCCCGTGA
- a CDS encoding phage tail protein, with protein sequence MPQEIFASSVFFRLTIAGDDLGRFHTCSGLGAQVEVEQFAEGGNNGFSWQLPTRITWSNITLTRPVTKDTTKISRWLAQTIRRTERKNGEIVALKPDLTPIARWQVLGIVPVSWQGPSFDPGSAEAAVETLEIAHEGLEPA encoded by the coding sequence GTGCCGCAGGAGATCTTCGCATCCAGCGTGTTCTTCCGGCTGACCATCGCCGGCGACGACCTGGGCAGGTTCCACACCTGCAGCGGGCTCGGCGCGCAGGTCGAGGTGGAGCAGTTCGCCGAGGGCGGCAACAACGGCTTCAGCTGGCAGCTGCCCACCCGCATCACCTGGTCCAACATCACCCTCACCCGGCCGGTCACCAAGGACACCACCAAGATCTCCCGGTGGCTGGCGCAGACCATCCGGCGCACCGAGCGCAAGAACGGCGAGATCGTCGCGCTGAAACCGGACCTCACCCCGATCGCCCGGTGGCAGGTCCTCGGCATCGTGCCGGTCAGCTGGCAGGGACCGTCGTTCGACCCGGGCAGCGCCGAGGCCGCCGTCGAGACGCTGGAGATCGCCCACGAAGGACTGGAACCCGCGTGA